GTCCAGTTGATGTGATCTTGCAAAGAATTCACGTGAGATTGTACATCAAGGGACCTACTTTCCATTACCAAGGGCAATTGGTAAAGTGGCTCATACGCAAAGGTCTATCTTGAATTTACCGCATTATTGCGCAATAAGCATCTATCCTTGATCCAAAGTTCAACCTGCTTATTTCATGCCACGTCGAGTTACCAAGGATGATATAAGCTCACACTCCATATGATACAATGACTACCAAGAGAGTCACGGGTTCAAGGTAGAAGTTATACCTGCAGAGGCACGAACTTGATGCATAACAGGAATGAGGGCCATTCACTGCCAAACTGCTGATCAGAATCAAACTGCTTCCTGCTCCATGCATCTTTCAACTACTCTGGTTTAAACTATGGCCAAAACACACAGAATATAAGGAAAAAGCAGACTGCAAGAGCGTTGGTAATCTTCCCTTCCTCTGTAGTTGATCCAATGAAAAATTAGTACTGTATAAACGCTCATAATACATGGACCCAAAACAATTGTTAAGGCCACAACTTCCAACagtcatcaatttcatcatcatgTTTAGTCCATAAAGACATGCTTCTGTTGAGTAACCCATCTAAAATATACATCGTCACCTTGAAAAAACCCCAGCAACGGGATAGAGTATAAAGCAGCAACTGCTGCAAGACCTTGTCTATGACCTTTGCTAATTTGTATCACGGAAAGTTAGTGAACTAAGATGCTAAAGAAGACGatcttcaaatttatgttgTGACCAGTAGATATGCAAGGCCTTTTAGATATTCAACGATTTCAGATCCCCCGAGCTTTGAACTTCCAAATACTCTGTCAACAAATGTAATAGGAACCTGCAGATTGATTAAAACATGAATCAGAAGAGGTAATGTAAACATGAAATGGTGCCATGCAATTTACTTGATTAGCTTGGCAGATATATCTCAATTTCGATTAAGTTCTGGTTGTAAAGAGTAACCGTGCATGACAACACAACAGAGACAAGGATGAGAAGGCAAGAAGATGATGCGTTCCACAATACAAGAAAGGTGTCAGTAATACATGCATTGTTCGAACTTCAAAACTTAAAACATCAAACAGTTTAAGTGGACCAAAGTGAAACCGTCAAATTGGAATACTAGAACAGTCTGCATGTATAAATGGTAGGTAGTGGATCAGACAACTAGCTTATACTTTAAAAGGAGGCACATgcttttttataaataaaaaagaagaagcttcaTCGTTCAAAGAAGTAAGGTAGTCGTATAAAGTACCTCTTCAATATGGTATCCTTTTCTAGAGGCCCTAACAATCATCTCCATCTGGAACACATAGCCCTTGCTGACGCAGGAGTTAATAAGATCTTCAAGAACTGATTTCCGATAGAGACTTGGAAATATAAACAAACTATTAGTTCCCTCATTATGCAATATAATTTCAGCTGCTGACAATGAAGACAAGAATTTCGTGTACTTCCTACATCTATTATTCTAATCACCTACCGGAAAGATCCAGTTAAATCAGATACTCCAGGCCATAGAAATGTCTGAGCTAGCACATTGGCTCCCCTGCTAGTGAGTTTACGCATAAGATTCCATCCATGCACACCCCCACCTTTAACGTACCGAGTCCCGGTAACTATGCTCGCACCAGTTTCCTGCTGTTTCCTAATAAACATGACGAAGAAAATGACTTAGGAGGATTTCACCAATGTACAAGCATTGGTAGGCATGAGAGCAATGCAAAAGTTTGAGCAAGTTCCTTACTTGATGAAACTCGGCAAATATTTGGGCTGCATAACCAGACCAAACAGATCAGAGAGAGATGAGAAGGGAAAGGAGGAAGGGAAGGAAAGGAAATAGTATTCAAAATGAACGACGGATACTTTATCCAGAGAAAATAACAAAGAGATCCAAACTTAGGCAATTCATCGCCCTGCCATATCCCTACGGTAGCAAGGATAATCGGGAATAATTACCCCACATATGGGTCTCATATTGATACTACAAGGAATGCAATCATGCTATTTCAACAATCAAGACATCTGCCTAGTCTTTGCATGACATCTGTTAAGTATGATAAATCTCTGAAAAAGCCACAAGAACTCCCTCAAAGTTTGAGTCAGAAAGAATGTCCAACCAGAGCTTTGAGACTAAAGTTGATGAATGAAAAGGCATTGTACTATCTACCTAACATTGGCATTCATCCAAAATCCACATTTCAGTGGACATAGCCATGTCCCTCCCTCGATGGAAAAGAGTGGAAGATGAGATTTCCCACCATAATGAACTTCCAATTCTATATGAATGGATTGCGCATACTTACATGGTGAGACAAATCAGCATCCATGATCACAACAAAATTGCCAGATGCATGCTTCAAACCATGACGATAAGCCGTTCCTGAAATTAAACTTACATCAGACCCAAATCCCTTGTACACAGAAGATATGTAGAGTGCCATAGACTCGTCAACTCACCTAAACCGAGCTTCCTAGGCCTTGCTCTTAAAAGCTGCACCAAATAACAACCCGAAAGTAGAAGAGTAAATTAGCAAACAGCAAAACAACCAATCAAATCGAAGCCGAAGTTATCATCCAACGAGTCGAACTTACAATCCTGTCGTCGCCATACACTTGCTGCAACTGTTTAACAATGTCTTGAGTACCATCCGGACTTCCATCATCGACGATGATGATCTCGAAATCGACATCTCTGTATCGGGCAGGAAAGAAAATGCTAcaagatcatcatcacaatcaagtacgaatttttcttcttctttttttcgggcCAATAATGACACATTTTTTTCCGACTTCTGAAAAACTTGGTTGTGAACATCGAAAACCCAAATTCACGGTCAAAATCCTAACACACTtacttaaaaaggaaagaaagaaccaaaaacaaaaaacaaaaaaacaagccGAACGCCTTTCGGCGCGCCACGATTACACCCACGAACAAGCGCATTGAAATCAACAATCCGCCATCACTCCTCAATGCAGCTACACAACCGGAGCCCATCCgattggagaaaaagaaaacacgatGTATCCACCCcaaaagagaagacaaaaaacaGAACGGAGCGAAGGAGCAAATAAGTGAGGAGCGCGCGCCCGACGCGCGAGAATCCCGATCGGAAGGGAAGAGCGTTTCGTTACCGGAGATGCTTGAAGACGAGGTAAACGATGAGGGCGATGTTGAGGCGCTCGTTGTAGGTGGGCACTATCAAGCTGTACTTGTCGCCGGCCCCTCCTTCCGGCCGGACGTCCTCCATTGACGAGCAGGATCGGCGGACCTCGAGCTTTGATCCCTCTCGCGAACGACGCGGAAGATGCTTTCAGATCGTCGATCTCTGCCTCGAGCGCGGCTTTGACTCCGCCGTCGGGTTATTCGCCTCCGTCGAAAGTGGTGGCGTCTTTGTCAATTTCAGGGGGCGACGGGTACTGCGGTGTTCGGCCCATGGGCCGTGTTCATCGAAATTGGGCCGGTTTCGGCCCAATACCGTGTGCCTCTCCATTGCAGCTTTTGCCATGAACCCGTGAAACTTTCGATATTATGAGTtcataccacaaaaaaattcgAACCCATACAACTATGATAATTTAACCTAACagctatgacaaatttatcctccataaatttccgttaaattatactaatactacaaaaaaatcacatatcGATACACATGTAATAAAAATAAGGTAAAAttccaaaccggtacacttgtcaACCGTCATGTGTCATCCAACTCAAagaatttaacaataaaatttaatgaaaactaactaaagataaatttatcataagtgtactaattttgtgcttattaatttggagtaaattttcaccaaaataccaatttgagattttttatgatgattaaTACCAATATATTATCTTTGATAAAAAGTAGCGATACAAGTTTTTCATAGTTTTCTGTTATTACGATCATTATTCAGTATTACTCCAGAAGTGGCTaagaaataataattattttatttatatgcaaGAGGTAACTTGAaagttaattaaataaataaaaaccaaatgTCTCCAGTATTTCAAAGTTTCTATTGGCGTTGGGGACAAACTTGATTTATTACCTCGCAAATTGGTTAAAATTAGAAAACCGATTGATCGCGTATTTATATGCATAATCGATTGGATTCAATATGCAATTATTACTTCCAAATTTGATACCCATCTTCAACCTTGATCGGCACAGCCAACAAGCGAAAACCAAGGTTCAAATAAGGAAAGACTAATAGTGAATACATATCTTTAATGTAAAATCTACTTGATTTACATTAGAAAATCGTAAGATTTTATGAAATGAAACCATGTATCATGGCTCAAATCCATATTCAATCCAATTTCCCATAAAAACAGTTgagaattaaattcaatttgttttattattttcgtATCCAAAATAGTGCAAAACCCGAGGACGAGGAAGAGCCTAGTATGCGATCGTTCCCTTCTCGGGGATAAGATCGAATCGGAGTTTCCTTAGGTAGCTATTGACCTATGATTATCCAAACTTCCAGAAATGATAATGATTATTCCCATGAGCAGTAGttctcttccaactttgagacgCAGGACATGGCGAAGCACCTACCGGAACCTACCAGAACCCAAATCACCTCGACCGGAACCTCTAGGAAACAAACTCAACCCCAGCAAGAACCAACGGAGCTCAGCTCAGAGCCTAATTTTCTTTGAATGTCCTTCGACAGATTTTGACCGTGTTAAACACATTTATataacatttatatatatatacaatatacatatgtatgtgtacacacacatatatatatatacatatattgcATCACTACATGCtagggcaaaaagaaaaagatgtcgGCCGCTGTCGGCCGCTTACTTACACACATAACAACTGCACTAGGCAAAGCCGGCAGGATTATGAAGGCTACCTACAGTATATGAGATTTGCGAGAAGATTGCACGCGCTGCGCTCTCAATCGTCTGATGTCCCCTCTCCAAAATCCACTTCATAATCTCTCATGGCCTTTGGATCAATGTCATCATCCTTCTCTTCTAGACGCAACATTAACTCTTCCAAATCCGCCTGCCTCGCCACGACATCGGTCATAACCGAATCGTCCGCCTCCTCAACTGTGTCTGGGTCATTCTCTTGGAGGTCAATGTCTTCTAGACTTTCATCAACCCGATAATAAGCCTGTAAAAAAAGATTAAACCAGCATTAAGCAAAGGCTACATATAGCACCGTCTACGTGATGGCAGAACAATCAGTGCTGGTGAAgcagaaaacaaatgaaataaatGAGGCGAGTCCTTTTAGGGGGGAAAGAAATTCTGTTTGTTCCCTGCTAGATACCTACTACCTAGTGAGTCACTTAATTGTCAAGGGAGGCTAATAGCTAAGCACTTAGCAAATTAGAAGCCTCCCCATGCCAACTCAATAtcgactacctcatcaaaaacAGCGAATCTGTGATATACTAATTAGTTCATGTCGCTTTAAAAAGTGACGAGTGATCATATCCATAATCATCTTCAACATATATGGGTTACTGCtgcttgtaattattaaatcatgACATTGATGAACAATATTGCACCCAGCTTCAAATTCTTCCTGGAGAAGTTCAGAAGAAAGTTGACCAGGTATTTACACTGAACATAACGGATTTATACATTTTGGATTAGAAAACGAACTTAAAATAGTTTGTACATACCACACAAGTCTGTGCCGGCGACAGTACTTTGAATGAGTTGGGACGATTATTGAAGTTTGTTTCAGGCACTCCAGGTATTCCTTCAGGACAAGTAAAATGGTCGAAACCATGCCCCACCTGCACGAAGCAAGCCACAGATGTAcacaggaaaaagaaagaaatgagaatTGCCGGAGTCTCATCATGAGTGAGGCAGAACAAAcagaaaaacataattaaacatCTTGAAGTAACCAGACTGATTGTGGCCATTGGAATTAACAAAAGTTTTGGGCATGCAATCTTCTGTGTTGGAAGACCAAAGTAACCAATTAGGAACTACAAAATAGAAATCTCAACAGCATAGACCACAAAACTAAATCAGAAGATGTACAACTACATCAGTCTCACACATCTAAATATTCCACATGCCCTCACGTTTTAGTAGGCCATACTTGCCACCTGTCTACATCTGAGTTTGACGATAATTTACAAGCAATGAATTACCAACTGCCCACAGTAATTCCTCTCGATTGCTTTAGCTGCTTAAGTGAAGAACTTAAGTTGCAGTTATGCCACTACCTCGAGGGAAGTAGGGAATGCAGAGCTGACAGCACCAAATGACAGATTAGTAATCTGTGAATTTCATCCAAAGATCCACATTTACAAAATATATTCCTTCAACTTTTCTTTGACTCGTACACCAAAAAGGAAACCTAcaaatcttcttcttgtttttatttacaattttgtttatttaaaagGCACTAACAAAAGAACCAAGTCATATATAATTGGAGTAACTTAAAGTGTTTTATTAATTATACTTCTtcagaaaaaattacaaaagcgAGCCTAATACTCAAGTATAAGTTACATCTTCCAACAACCATTCACTTGGTTATTCTTTGCCACTACTAAATGTGAAGATAATAACATCCATCTTAGATACTTGCAATGTTCAGATATTTAAATCTAAGTAATAGATTCGAAGCAAAGCATATCATGGCTCCTATCATGCGACTGCAAATGAGCAAAAGAATAGAACACAGAAAAAGCCAATCCCTAGGAATAATTTTACACTCATAAAATCAAGTGGGATTTCTTCCTGCAGCCCTGTCACAGAAACACCACTGCCCCAAGCATAAGGCAATGTTACATCTTCTGTTTCATGCACTTCGATGGCCAATTCCAAGTTACAAATCCCcaattaagaaaacaaaagaggTAAAATTAAAGACATGCAAATTGCCTATATCTATTCACAACTGCTGATTTAAAAGCTTGACTCATTCCAAGCTGAATCGATAGGTCCTGAAACTAGTGGCTGCTATGGACTGGAGTTGAGATCTGGAATAAGAAGGCAAGAAATTCCATACCCTTCCATGCCCACCAAAATCCCAAGCATCACTGTCCAGTGCAACTCTATACTTCCCCGGCAGGTCACACCCGACTTTGTACCTGAATATTCCAGCTCACTAATTTAGAATGTTCTACAAAATTGCAATCAATA
The window above is part of the Eucalyptus grandis isolate ANBG69807.140 chromosome 6, ASM1654582v1, whole genome shotgun sequence genome. Proteins encoded here:
- the LOC104448921 gene encoding dolichol-phosphate mannosyltransferase subunit 1; its protein translation is MEDVRPEGGAGDKYSLIVPTYNERLNIALIVYLVFKHLRDVDFEIIIVDDGSPDGTQDIVKQLQQVYGDDRILLRARPRKLGLGTAYRHGLKHASGNFVVIMDADLSHHPKYLPSFIKKQQETGASIVTGTRYVKGGGVHGWNLMRKLTSRGANVLAQTFLWPGVSDLTGSFRLYRKSVLEDLINSCVSKGYVFQMEMIVRASRKGYHIEEVPITFVDRVFGSSKLGGSEIVEYLKGLAYLLVTT